In one Brassica oleracea var. oleracea cultivar TO1000 chromosome C9, BOL, whole genome shotgun sequence genomic region, the following are encoded:
- the LOC106319050 gene encoding cardiolipin synthase (CMP-forming), mitochondrial yields MAFYRSLRKLAETNPLKKSRPFFTAAAASGGTVSPIAPSFSPLIPQFTNRLSPLSKWFVPLHGPLFLSPPPWKLLQSATPLHWRGNGAVLREVEALSVRLDRIRRRTRLGLQSVTQHVDDNYLAKEEDGSRGGGIMESFVNVPNMISMARLASGPVLWWMILNEMYTPAFVGLAVSGASDWLDGYMARRMKIDSVVGSYLDPLADKVLIGCVALAMVQKDLLHPGLVGIVVFRDVALVGGAVYLRALNLDWKWKKWSDFFNLDGASPQKVKPLFISKVNTVFQLALVAGALLQPEFGNPDTQTWINYLSWLVASTTMASTAAYGAQYMKNKPISMIKRS; encoded by the exons ATGGCGTTCTACAGATCTCTAAGAAAGCTTGCTGAAACCAATCCCCTTAAAAAGTCCAGACCATTCTTCACCGCCGCCGCAGCTTCCGGCGGAACCGTTTCTCCGATCGCACCGTCGTTTTCGCCGCTGATCCCACAGTTCACGAACCGGTTGTCTCCGCTTTCGAAATGGTTCGTACCTCTCCACGGACCTCTGTTCCTGTCTCCTCCTCCTTGGAAACTGCTCCAGTCCGCGACGCCTCTTCACTGGCGAGGAAACGGCGCCGTTTTGAGGGAGGTGGAGGCTCTGAGTGTTAGATTGGATCGGATTAGGAGAAGAACGAGGTTAGGGTTACAGTCTGTGACACAACACGTGGATGATAATTATTTGGCTAAGGAGGAAGATGGAAGCAGAGGAGGAGGGATAATGGAGAGTTTTGTGAATGTGCCGAATATGATATCTATGGCACGATTAGCATCTGGTCCTGTGCTTTGGTG GATGATATTGAATGAGATGTATACTCCTGCTTTCGTAGGGTTGGCTGTTTCTGGAGCTAGTGATTGG TTAGATGGTTACATGGCTAGGAGAATGAAGATTGATTCTGTGGTTGGCTCTTACCTTGATCCTCTTGCTGACAAG GTTCTTATTGGATGTGTTGCATTAGCAATGGTGCAGAAGGATCTTCTTCATC CTGGGCTGGTTGGAATCGTGGTGTTCCGTGATGTTGCACTGGTCGGCGGAGCGGTATATCTAAGGGCATTAAACTTAGACTGGAAG TGGAAAAAATGGAGTGATTTCTTCAACCTCGATGGTGCAAGCCCCCAGAAAGTAAAACCATTATTCATAAGCAAG GTGAATACAGTTTTCCAATTGGCTCTAGTCGCTGGTGCACTCCTTCAACCTGAATTTGGGAATCCAGATACACAGACATGGATCAATTATCTAAG CTGGTTAGTTGCTTCGACGACTATGGCTTCAACAGCAGCTTATGGAGCGCAGTACATGAAGAACAAACCTATCTCCATGATTAAGAGATCATAG
- the LOC106319051 gene encoding derlin-2.2, with product MAQGVEEWYKQMPIITRSYLTAAVVTTVGCSLDIISPYSLYLNPTLVVKQHQYWRLVTNFLYFRKMDLDFMFHMFFLARYCKLLEENSFRGKTADFLYMLLFGATVLTGIVLLGGMIPYLSASFAKIIFLSNSLTFMMVYVWSKQNPYIHMSFLGLFTFTAAYLPWVLLGFSVLVGASPWVDLLGMIAGHAYYFLSEVYPRMTNRRPLKTPAFLKALFADEPVVVARPENVRFDAAPFDEIHQD from the exons ATGGCGCAGGGTGTAGAAGAATGGTACAAACAGATGCCGATCATCACTCGCTCGTATCTCACGGCGGCCGTTGTCACCACCGTCGGATGTTCACTCGAT ATTATATCGCCGTATAGCCTCTACTTGAATCCCACCCTTGTGGTGAAGCAACACCAGTACTGGCGTCTCGTTACCAACTTCTTGTATTTCCGCAAGATGG ATTTGGACTTCATGTTTCATATGTTCTTCCTCGCACGGTACTGCAAACTCCTTGAAGAAAACTCATTCAGGGGAAAGACTGCTGATTTTCTTTACATGCTCCTTTTTGGAGCAACCGTTCTAACTGGTATTGTTCTCCTCGGCGGAATGATACCCTACTTATCCGCATCGTTTGCTAAAATCATCTTCCTCAGCAACTCATTAACTTTCATGATG GTGTATGTGTGGAGCAAACAAAATCCTTATATTCACATGAGTTTCCTGGGTCTGTTCACCTTCACAGCTGCTTACCTACCATGG GTACTTCTTGGGTTCTCTGTCCTTGTTGGTGCCAGTCCTTGGGTGGATCTTCTG GGTATGATAGCTGGTCATGCTTACTACTTTCTGTCTGAGGTGTATCCGAGAATGACTAATCGTCGTCCTTTAAAGACTCCAGCGTTCCTCAAAGCCCTATTTGCAGATGAACCAGTCGTGGTGGCACGGCCAGAAAACGTCAGGTTTGATGCTGCACCTTTCGATGAAATCCACCAAGACTGA
- the LOC106314604 gene encoding post-GPI attachment to proteins factor 3-like codes for MGTTLLRFKIDDSDLKNKGGKPTVRVSNVGHALHVWLNGEYHGICWILSMNSWFWSAVFHTRDVDITKSLDYSSAIAVLGFSLIVSILKTFDVRVEAARVMVSAPVLALVTTHVLYINFYKLYYGWNMIVCVAMGVAQLFLWARWAAVSRHPSNWKLWVAVIASGLAMLLDIYNFPLYGGYFEAHSIWHLATVPLTILWWSFIRDDAEFKTSSLLKKSKTKVK; via the exons ATGGGAACCACTCTACTCAG GTTCAAGATAGATGACAGTGACCTTAAGAATAAAGGAGGCAAGCCTACTGTTAGAGTTTCTAACGTTGGCCACGCATTGCATGTCTGGCTCAATGGAGAATACCATG GAATATGTTGGATTCTGTCCATGAACTCTTGGTTCTGGAGTGCAGTTTTCCACACTCG GGATGTTGACATCACAAAGAGTTTGGACTACTCATCTGCAATAGCCGTTCTCGGATTCTCACTCATCGTATCCATCCTAAAAACCTTTGATGTTCGGGTGGAGGCTGCAAGAGTCATGGTATCCGCTCCAGTACTAGCTTTAGTCACCACCCACGTACTGTACATTAACTTCTACAAACTTTACTATG GTTGGAACATGATTGTGTGTGTGGCCATGGGAGTCGCTCAGCTTTTCCTATGGGCAAGATGGGCAGCTGTTTCTAGGCATCCTTCTAATTGGAAACTATGGGTGGCTGTGATAGCTTCAGGTTTAGCTATGCTTTTAGATATATATAACTTCCCTCTGTATGGAGGCTACTTTGAAGCTCACTCTATTTGGCACCTCGCCACAGTTCCTCTAACCATTCTCTGGTGGAGTTTTATTAGAGACGATGCTGAGTTCAAAACTTCTAGTCTTCTCAAGAAATCTAAGACAAAGGTGAAGTAA
- the LOC106319089 gene encoding K(+) efflux antiporter 3, chloroplastic → MAISTMLGSISCCPSSKGYEVAKQHSGRLKQCVFTVRACVPVYCEGVLKNKLHSFGGRGLVERRAFLATSRRLYFRGRWSESSGRRVETYAGVDVASAVDVINDLGFDTLTFLMVTVIIVPAFRVLKASPILGFFFAGVVLNQFGFIRNLTDVKVLSEWGILFLLFEMGLELSLARLKALAKFAFGMGLSQVLLCTLAFTAFELPPNGAIGTRILEFLFHSRPDLVNIRSIDEAIVIGAALSLSSSAFVLQLLAEKGELPTRFGSATLGILLLQDIAVVPLLVVLPVLESQNLVGESILPMLAKESAKALGGLGILSLGGKFLLRRIFEVVAETRSSEAFVALCLLTVAGTSLLTQKLGFSDTLGAFLAGALLAETNFRTQIEADIRPFRGLLLGLFFVTTGTSIDMEVLFREWPNVLTLLAGLIVIKTLIITALGPRVGLTLQESVRIGFLLSQGGEFAFVVFSLANRLGVLPLELNKLLIIVVVLSMALTPTLNQLGRRAADFIDEKIGNEENEDEEVNFDVSESIVIIGFGQMGQVLANFLSTPLVSGVDSDLVGWPYIGFDLNPAVVKESRKQGFPILYGDGSRPSVLQSVGVSSPKAIMIMYKGKKRTTEAVERLRLAFPATKIYSRAQDLPHLLELKKAGATDAILENAETSLQLGSKMLRGFGVMSDDVSFLSRVFRDSMEIQAQDEITAAETNAAAAAASQVPPLMKPMRMKASDTADLQLVKPVQVKASDSKVDSAEVLQETDDGLSQPETDNGLVGKAEKAPE, encoded by the exons ATGGCTATTAGTACTATGCTAGGGTCCATCTCTTGTTGCCCCTCTTCCAAG GGGTATGAGGTAGCTAAACAACACAGTGGTCGATTGAAGCAATGTGTTTTCACGGTGAGAGCGTGTGTGCCTGTGTATTGTGAAGGTGTATTAAAGAACAAGTTGCATTCTTTTGGTGGTAGAGGTTTAGTTGAAAGAAGGGCTTTTCTGGCTACTTCTAGAAGGTTGTATTTCCGAGGTAGATGGTCTGAGTCCTCAGGGAGGAGAGTGGAGACTTATGCAGGAGTAGATGTAGCAAGTGCTGTTGATGTCATCAACGATCTTGGTTTCGATACTTTGACGTTCTTGATGGTCACTGTTATCATTGTCCCTGCCTTCAGAGTCCTCAAAGCCAGTCCG ATACTTGGTTTCTTCTTTGCTGGTGTTGTGCTCAATCAATTTGGTTTTATTAGAAATCTCACAGATGTTAAAGTTCTTTCGGAATGGGGGATTCTTTTCCTG CTCTTTGAGATGGGTCTGGAGCTTTCACTTGCTCGTCTGAAGGCTCTTGCAAAATTTGCTTTTGGCATGGGATTATCTCAG GTTTTGTTATGCACGCTTGCATTCACCGCTTTTGAGCTCCCACCAAATGGAGCCATAGGAACAAGAATTCTCGAATTCCTCTTTCATTCAAGGCCTGACTTG GTCAACATCAGAAGTATTGATGAGGCCATTGTCATTGGCGCTGCGCTATCATTGTCTTCTTCAGCTTTTGTTCTACAG CTTCTTGCAGAGAAGGGTGAGCTACCTACAAGATTTGGCTCAGCAACCTTAGGGATTCTTCTTCTACAG GATATAGCTGTTGTACCTTTACTAGTTGTTCTTCCGGTGTTGGAGAGCCAG AATCTTGTTGGGGAAAGCATCTTGCCCATGCTTGCAAAAGAAAGTGCAAAGGCTCTTGGTGGGTTGGGCATTCTCTCCCTTGGTGGAAAGTTCCTTCTCCGTAGAATCTTCGAG GTTGTTGCAGAAACCAGAAGCTCGGAAGCTTTTGTGGCCCTTTGCCTTCTCACAGTTGCTGGGACTTCACTTCTCACTCAAAAGCTTGGTTTCAGCGACACG CTTGGAGCTTTTCTTGCTGGAGCACTTCTTGCGGAAACTAATTTCAGGACACAAATAGAAGCTGATATTAGGCCATTCAGAGGTTTGCTTCTTGGTTTGTTCTTTGTAACCACAGGAACTTCCATTGACATGGAG GTTCTGTTTAGAGAATGGCCTAATGTCCTCACACTCTTGGCTGGTCTGATTGTGATCAAAACACTGATTATAACCGCACTCGGTCCCAGAGTTGGACTCACACTCCAAGAAAGCGTAAGAATTGGTTTCCTTCTTTCTCAGGGAGGAGAATTCGCATTCGTTGTCTTCTCTCTAGCCAACAG GCTAGGAGTGCTTCCACTTGAGCTGAACAAGCTTCTCATCATCGTAGTTGTTTTGTCAATGGCGTTAACACCAACGCTTAACCAACTTGGAAGAAGGGCAGCTGATTTTATTGATGAGAAAATTGGTAACGAAGAG AATGAAGATGAAGAAGTGAACTTCGACGTTAGTGAATCAATCGTCATCATTGGATTTGGACAAATGGGTCAG GTTCTGGCAAACTTCTTGTCAACGCCATTGGTCTCAGGAGTAGATAGTGATCTCGTGGGATGGCCTTATATTGGTTTTGATCTTAATCCTGCTGTAGTGAAG GAGTCAAGGAAACAAGGTTTCCCTATATTGTATGGAGATGGATCTAGGCCATCGGTTTTGCAATCTGTAGGTGTTTCATCTCCTAAAGCAATCATGATAATGTATAAAGGCAAGAAGAGAACCACTGAAGCTGTTGAGAGACTCCGTCTTGCCTTCCCTGCG ACTAAAATATATTCAAGAGCTCAAGATTTACCGCATCTTCTTGAATTAAAGAAAGCAGGAGCCACGGATGCAATTCTTGAAAATGCAGAG ACAAGTCTACAGCTTGGTTCGAAGATGTTGAGAGGATTTGGAGTAATGTCTGATGACGTGAGCTTCCTGAGTAGAGTTTTTAGAGATTCAATGGAGATTCAAGCTCAAGATGAAATCACTGCTGCTGAAACCAATGCTGCTGCTGCTGCTGCTTCACAAGTTCCACCGCTCATGAAACCGATGCGAATGAAGGCTTCTGATACTGCAGATCTCCAGCTCGTTAAGCCAGTGCAAGTAAAAGCTTCTGATTCAAAGGTAGACTCTGCAGAAGTTCTTCAAGAAACAGATGATGGTTTGAGTCAGCCTGAGACTGATAATGGGCTTGTTGGTAAAGCTGAGAAAGCTCCAGAGTAA